The following proteins are encoded in a genomic region of Leptospira fainei serovar Hurstbridge str. BUT 6:
- a CDS encoding phosphatase domain-containing protein has protein sequence MSLFFDMQFILFPYAVHTLSFEESSIAQKKWALYASGICAAKVLDAIRLSKRLRIDKISIKNRSGVIGLTLLPGRKDRNRDLPQDIKTLKEEGVNRVISLLTENEYSEYGVIEIKEVYKTEGLDPIFFPILDQRIPDRKSLNELLEKIDKDLLSGKNVLIHCVGGLGRSGTIVAAYLILCSGYTVDEAIRTVREVRSERAIESIEQEEFLRNLTTS, from the coding sequence ATGTCGCTCTTCTTCGATATGCAGTTCATACTCTTTCCTTATGCAGTTCATACTCTTTCCTTTGAAGAATCCTCGATTGCGCAAAAAAAATGGGCTTTGTATGCGAGCGGTATTTGTGCCGCAAAAGTTCTCGATGCTATCCGATTATCAAAGCGACTTAGAATTGATAAAATCAGCATAAAGAATAGAAGCGGCGTAATTGGATTGACCTTGCTTCCCGGAAGAAAAGATAGAAATAGGGATCTGCCGCAAGATATTAAAACGTTAAAAGAAGAGGGTGTAAATCGAGTAATCTCTCTTCTGACTGAGAACGAATATTCAGAATACGGTGTAATTGAAATAAAAGAGGTATATAAAACTGAGGGATTGGATCCGATTTTCTTCCCGATTTTAGATCAGCGTATCCCTGATAGAAAATCGCTAAACGAACTGCTGGAAAAGATCGATAAAGATTTGCTTTCAGGAAAGAACGTTCTTATTCATTGTGTTGGCGGATTGGGGCGTTCCGGAACCATTGTAGCCGCGTATTTAATTTTATGCTCGGGCTATACGGTCGATGAGGCTATTCGAACTGTACGAGAGGTTAGATCGGAAAGAGCAATAGAATCGATAGAGCAGGAAGAATTTCTCAGGAATCTGACAACTTCCTAG
- a CDS encoding SPFH domain-containing protein, translating to MFGIRFIKTRPIDYVLLFRSGKIRKQGAGLNFFYYAPSSTLVIVPADTRDALFIFKENTLDFQELDIQGQVTYRVLDPQRLASLLDFTVDVKGKYLGDGNEKLDLRMTNLIQVAIREKFRSLNLTDALAAASSLAEPVLQRLRQNPALKELGIEVLDFAILKISPTPEIARALEAASRENLLKNADDAVYQRRNFAVEQERKIKENELQTQIAVEEKNRTIRETQMNAEIAVQEKQKLVEEAKMDALQAVEKKKSEIESQKLASQIEQEKNKKNLVEFQAKNLIEFSKARGQATKEELSALKELSPELLEVLVSGNMDSSKIISSAIRDLAKNAEKIGNLNLSPELMSLLINKERGK from the coding sequence ATGTTCGGCATCCGCTTTATAAAAACACGGCCAATCGATTACGTTTTACTTTTTCGTTCGGGTAAAATACGAAAACAAGGAGCCGGTTTGAATTTTTTCTATTATGCGCCTTCCTCTACTCTGGTGATCGTTCCTGCCGATACGAGAGATGCTCTATTTATTTTCAAAGAAAACACTCTTGACTTTCAAGAATTAGACATTCAAGGGCAAGTCACGTATCGAGTTTTGGATCCTCAGAGGCTTGCCTCCCTTCTTGACTTTACGGTGGACGTTAAGGGAAAATATCTAGGAGACGGTAATGAAAAGTTGGATCTTCGTATGACCAACTTGATTCAAGTCGCTATTCGGGAAAAATTCCGTTCCTTAAATCTGACAGACGCTCTGGCGGCGGCAAGCAGCTTAGCTGAACCGGTTTTACAAAGACTTCGCCAGAATCCCGCCCTTAAGGAGTTAGGAATTGAAGTTCTTGATTTTGCAATTTTAAAAATAAGTCCTACTCCGGAAATAGCTAGAGCATTGGAAGCTGCTAGTCGCGAGAATCTTTTAAAGAACGCGGATGATGCGGTTTATCAAAGGCGTAATTTTGCCGTAGAGCAAGAACGCAAAATTAAGGAGAACGAACTCCAGACTCAAATCGCCGTGGAAGAAAAGAATCGAACGATTCGGGAAACTCAAATGAATGCCGAGATCGCGGTACAAGAAAAGCAAAAACTTGTAGAAGAAGCCAAGATGGATGCGTTGCAAGCAGTCGAGAAAAAGAAATCCGAAATTGAAAGCCAAAAGCTAGCGTCTCAAATCGAACAAGAAAAGAATAAGAAGAATCTCGTCGAATTTCAGGCCAAGAACTTGATCGAGTTCTCCAAAGCTAGAGGACAAGCTACCAAGGAAGAATTGTCAGCCTTGAAAGAGTTATCGCCTGAGCTTTTGGAAGTATTAGTTTCCGGTAATATGGATTCTTCCAAAATTATTTCCAGCGCGATTCGAGATTTGGCAAAGAACGCCGAAAAAATTGGGAATCTGAACTTATCTCCCGAGCTAATGTCTCTTTTGATTAATAAGGAAAGAGGAAAATAA
- a CDS encoding ankyrin repeat domain-containing protein produces MRLFHRNLNAIPALLFLSYIFSSLFFAIAASENPLPKIYIHKFKLERNIPSALENRLRNGVINSILRNYEGKYNIADDDSIATLLRQAELKQKQNCSDEICMTQIADAIDADILVSGEISGSPRGFKVYLRSQTRDPKLLTYTIKTNFDFEFQEFQIDYYAAEAGRKLIDPKYSMNIAGISLTNPSNIDFPSLKIDPAQGTEINVLDFKTSDTGAQGFIEAATGALEAADLAAKNKQYDKSISIYETVLLTIEDRLSEKSKNEIKGYLKGVRSRITNSYISIYKGKLDVIDTQFKSANNIPGSSLKTFLDKYREILGDYHSKVKEIYRTKDLEKAIEERVEKLDVAVLSNIEKEGDAQYSNFDFTSATLSYRFVRAELSSKRPDTQPYKTLKTRIEKKISTSEATGRSYLQSKLGGIFQTLEKDYISEGLETDDKGKGQYIERIKEGLRLGLETLARSEFATDELIRNYNTLRNKAYLYAGKVIFDQGRANELLHEGIEKKFQKQIDTCIKIGADPNSRQNGSASTAIEKLIENKQILISPDAVRIARNQIPPNSNAESDLFNAVFQRKPDDIIRTVLKGADPNAKDFLDNTPLHKATGYGYPDISALLLMLGAEVNSKNSDGETPLHRAVGQGSIEVSKLLLSVGSDVNAIKNDGETPLYRAVSAPKMAKLLLETGADVNLKNYDGWTPLHKVAESGSGEVAKLLLQAGANVNAKDNIGWTPLDWAVQKNRFENPNIVKILRSAGGQCLVNCVE; encoded by the coding sequence ATGAGATTATTCCATAGAAATTTGAATGCGATTCCTGCTCTACTATTCTTATCCTATATCTTTTCTTCTTTATTTTTTGCGATCGCCGCCAGCGAGAATCCTTTACCGAAAATATATATTCATAAATTCAAACTCGAGCGTAATATTCCTTCAGCTCTGGAAAATCGCCTTAGGAACGGAGTCATAAATTCCATCCTACGTAACTACGAAGGAAAGTATAATATTGCGGACGACGATTCGATCGCGACTCTGCTTAGACAAGCCGAACTGAAGCAAAAACAAAATTGCAGTGACGAAATCTGTATGACGCAAATTGCCGATGCAATCGATGCCGACATACTTGTATCCGGAGAAATATCCGGTTCCCCTCGCGGCTTTAAGGTTTATTTACGAAGCCAAACGCGCGATCCAAAATTATTAACTTATACGATTAAAACGAATTTCGATTTTGAATTTCAAGAATTTCAAATAGATTATTATGCGGCGGAAGCCGGCCGAAAATTAATCGATCCTAAATATTCCATGAATATTGCAGGGATCTCGCTCACGAATCCGAGCAATATAGATTTCCCGTCGCTAAAAATAGATCCCGCTCAGGGTACTGAAATAAATGTCCTCGATTTCAAGACTTCCGATACCGGGGCGCAAGGATTTATCGAAGCCGCGACAGGGGCATTAGAGGCAGCCGACCTTGCTGCAAAAAATAAACAATATGATAAATCCATTTCAATATACGAAACAGTCCTTTTAACGATCGAAGATCGTCTATCTGAGAAGTCTAAAAACGAAATAAAAGGTTACTTAAAAGGTGTTCGCTCTCGTATCACTAATTCATATATATCTATCTATAAAGGCAAATTGGACGTTATCGACACCCAATTCAAGTCGGCAAATAACATTCCTGGATCTAGTCTAAAAACTTTCTTAGACAAATATAGGGAAATTCTCGGCGATTATCATTCCAAGGTTAAGGAGATTTACCGAACAAAAGATTTAGAAAAAGCTATTGAAGAGAGAGTGGAAAAATTGGACGTCGCAGTCTTAAGCAATATCGAAAAAGAAGGGGACGCCCAGTATTCCAATTTTGACTTTACTAGCGCGACTCTTTCCTACCGTTTTGTCCGCGCGGAACTCTCTTCCAAACGACCCGATACGCAACCGTACAAAACTCTAAAAACAAGGATCGAAAAGAAAATCAGCACTTCGGAAGCGACCGGAAGATCCTATTTACAAAGCAAGTTAGGAGGAATTTTTCAAACTTTAGAAAAGGATTATATTTCCGAAGGTTTGGAGACGGATGATAAAGGGAAAGGGCAATATATCGAGAGAATCAAAGAAGGATTGAGATTAGGATTAGAAACATTGGCACGATCCGAATTCGCGACCGACGAACTAATCAGGAATTATAACACGTTACGAAACAAAGCTTACCTCTACGCCGGAAAAGTTATCTTCGACCAAGGGAGAGCGAACGAGCTACTTCATGAAGGAATAGAGAAGAAGTTTCAAAAGCAAATCGATACATGCATCAAAATCGGGGCAGACCCTAATTCTAGACAAAACGGATCAGCTAGCACCGCAATCGAAAAGTTAATTGAGAATAAGCAGATTTTAATCAGCCCCGACGCTGTCAGAATCGCAAGAAATCAAATTCCACCTAATTCTAATGCCGAATCCGACCTGTTTAACGCGGTCTTTCAGAGAAAGCCGGATGATATTATTAGGACGGTCTTAAAAGGCGCGGATCCGAACGCTAAGGATTTTTTAGACAATACTCCTCTTCATAAAGCGACAGGCTATGGTTATCCGGATATTTCCGCATTACTCCTCATGCTCGGGGCCGAGGTAAATTCAAAGAATAGCGATGGAGAAACCCCTCTGCACCGTGCGGTGGGGCAAGGTTCCATCGAAGTCTCCAAGCTTTTGCTTAGCGTAGGCTCGGACGTAAATGCGATTAAGAACGACGGAGAGACCCCATTATATCGCGCGGTAAGCGCACCGAAAATGGCTAAGCTACTGCTGGAAACGGGAGCCGATGTAAATCTAAAGAATTACGACGGATGGACCCCGTTGCACAAAGTTGCTGAAAGCGGAAGCGGAGAAGTAGCCAAGCTGCTTCTGCAAGCAGGGGCAAACGTCAACGCTAAAGATAACATCGGATGGACTCCCTTGGATTGGGCTGTCCAAAAGAATAGATTCGAAAATCCGAATATTGTGAAAATTTTGCGATCCGCCGGCGGTCAATGTCTGGTAAATTGCGTGGAATAA
- a CDS encoding diacylglycerol kinase catalytic domain-containing protein, translated as MSFDRVVIITRQTRLEESIKRFNTKAQASFYVTKRGQSFSDYELEDDNYHFARDLVVRSIEPGIKFHILDRSFLPNYLFGAGDLVVTLGQDGLVVNTAKYLNGQPILAFNPDPDRFDGILLPFLPNQAPEVMKSVFTRKIATQKISMAEARLTDGQKLYAFNDLFIGAKSHTSARYTLQYKNKSERQISSGIIVSTPAGSTGWMSSLFNMASGISAFAGNKKVKVPERIPWQERKLMFMVREPFRSKWSGADLVAGIIQQGQDIILESHMPENGTIFSDGMESDFLEFNSGATAKIRIAEKVTELIMEVK; from the coding sequence TTGTCCTTTGATCGGGTCGTGATCATTACACGCCAGACCCGTCTGGAAGAGAGTATAAAGCGTTTTAATACAAAAGCGCAAGCTAGCTTTTACGTAACGAAACGAGGACAATCTTTTTCGGATTACGAGCTCGAAGACGATAATTATCATTTTGCCAGAGATTTAGTTGTCCGAAGTATTGAGCCGGGAATTAAATTTCATATTCTTGATCGATCGTTTCTTCCTAACTATTTGTTCGGAGCCGGCGATTTAGTCGTCACGCTTGGACAGGATGGATTGGTCGTTAATACTGCTAAATACTTAAACGGCCAGCCGATACTTGCCTTTAACCCTGATCCGGATCGTTTCGACGGTATCCTCTTGCCTTTTCTACCCAATCAGGCGCCGGAAGTGATGAAATCGGTTTTCACCCGGAAGATCGCGACTCAGAAAATTTCCATGGCCGAGGCCAGGCTCACGGACGGACAAAAACTATATGCGTTTAACGATTTGTTTATAGGCGCAAAGTCGCATACTAGCGCCCGTTATACGCTACAGTATAAAAATAAATCGGAGCGGCAAATTTCGAGCGGAATTATCGTCTCAACTCCGGCCGGAAGCACGGGCTGGATGAGCTCCCTTTTTAATATGGCTTCCGGTATTTCCGCATTCGCGGGTAATAAAAAAGTGAAAGTTCCGGAGCGAATTCCTTGGCAAGAAAGAAAGTTAATGTTTATGGTTCGAGAGCCGTTTCGCAGCAAATGGAGCGGGGCAGATCTTGTGGCCGGAATCATTCAGCAAGGCCAAGATATTATTTTAGAAAGTCATATGCCTGAAAACGGTACCATTTTTTCCGATGGAATGGAATCGGATTTTCTGGAATTCAATTCGGGAGCGACCGCAAAGATCCGCATTGCGGAAAAAGTAACTGAATTAATTATGGAAGTGAAATAA
- a CDS encoding DUF389 domain-containing protein — MIEFLLSKIRKVLDINEEEALFALRDIDDGAQILSLRYWIFLTASSGIATLGVMLTSPAILIGGMMLSPILRPVTGISAGFAIGDVYLSIKSILNLIIGCLLTIVTAALLSWISSVNEINPELLSRISPNISYFLICIFCGLLSFIASIRTAKDNYKVGVGTILGVILLTPLCMLGFGLGVGIRSYILQGALLTFLTNISVIVVSGAICFYAVFKKCNIPNVIHLLSSRRSKDERLYQFLSSFKLWQRLESQFSFENRVVFPSLLILIFSYPIFSSIFLLKQKAEVRNFLESKLAPLGDLSFVRGTETLIFTRSDVSGTLVFYSRKPPIGLTKSLNEELTVNFPDVRFGINLVRVQRESDALQTRLSDLMENKFPLHSQQENNTKDIQNLVNTAREIVSKRFPEEAGYPVDIDLQIRSEGIQSIVIEYVGQKLSPETEKILASSLTKEFDPIVGNLDKVGLRRVGGIRGSIGCGSSSVSKGEIRREFVSLLEKISAHPTLGIEVYFGNPTDGAPSEDDPKNWETWIKPWEQSKVSLSAYDSENCKFKWQYKPL; from the coding sequence GTGATTGAATTTCTGCTCTCTAAGATTAGAAAGGTCCTGGATATCAACGAGGAAGAGGCACTCTTCGCACTTAGGGACATAGATGATGGAGCACAGATTCTATCGCTTCGTTACTGGATATTCCTAACAGCTTCGTCCGGAATTGCAACTCTTGGAGTGATGCTAACCAGTCCTGCAATTCTAATCGGAGGAATGATGCTTTCCCCGATTCTACGACCTGTTACAGGTATTTCAGCCGGCTTTGCAATCGGAGATGTTTATCTTAGTATTAAGTCCATTCTAAATTTAATAATCGGTTGCCTATTAACTATTGTTACTGCGGCTCTATTGAGTTGGATTTCTTCGGTTAATGAAATTAACCCGGAATTATTGAGTAGAATCAGCCCTAATATCTCCTATTTTCTAATTTGTATTTTTTGCGGTTTGTTAAGTTTCATCGCTTCGATTCGAACCGCCAAAGACAACTACAAGGTAGGAGTAGGAACGATCTTAGGCGTTATATTGCTTACGCCGCTCTGTATGCTCGGTTTCGGACTAGGCGTGGGAATACGCTCCTATATTCTGCAAGGCGCCTTACTCACATTTTTGACAAACATTTCGGTAATCGTCGTTTCAGGAGCGATCTGTTTCTATGCCGTTTTTAAAAAATGCAATATTCCGAATGTCATTCATCTTCTTTCCTCGCGACGAAGTAAAGACGAACGCCTTTATCAGTTCCTTTCTTCTTTTAAATTATGGCAAAGATTAGAATCGCAGTTTTCTTTCGAAAATCGGGTCGTTTTTCCAAGTTTGCTTATTTTAATTTTTTCTTATCCGATATTCAGCTCCATTTTTCTACTCAAACAAAAAGCGGAAGTTCGTAATTTTCTGGAAAGTAAACTTGCTCCTCTCGGGGATCTAAGTTTCGTTCGGGGAACCGAAACTCTGATATTCACGCGGTCAGACGTATCCGGAACGTTAGTCTTTTATTCTCGAAAACCGCCAATCGGATTAACAAAATCTTTAAACGAAGAATTAACCGTCAACTTTCCCGATGTTCGTTTCGGGATTAATCTTGTAAGAGTTCAACGAGAGAGCGATGCTCTTCAAACTCGATTATCCGATCTGATGGAAAACAAATTCCCCCTTCACTCTCAACAGGAAAATAATACCAAAGATATTCAAAACCTAGTAAACACCGCGAGAGAAATCGTTTCTAAGCGTTTCCCCGAAGAGGCAGGCTATCCTGTAGATATCGATCTACAGATTCGGTCCGAGGGCATTCAATCGATCGTTATCGAATATGTTGGACAGAAATTATCTCCCGAAACGGAAAAAATACTCGCGTCTTCTCTTACAAAAGAATTTGATCCGATTGTCGGAAATTTAGATAAGGTCGGTCTTCGAAGGGTCGGCGGAATCAGAGGTTCGATCGGCTGCGGAAGTTCTTCAGTATCGAAAGGCGAAATTCGTCGCGAATTCGTTTCGCTGCTGGAAAAAATTTCCGCTCATCCGACTTTGGGAATCGAGGTATATTTCGGAAATCCTACCGATGGAGCTCCATCGGAGGACGATCCAAAAAATTGGGAGACTTGGATAAAGCCCTGGGAGCAATCCAAAGTAAGCTTATCCGCCTACGATTCGGAGAATTGCAAGTTTAAATGGCAGTACAAGCCGCTCTAA
- a CDS encoding fumarylacetoacetate hydrolase family protein, with product MYRICKFESAGLENWGLVQDDSVIPIRGNHITDFIDSNWKVSVSADTKIPLQNIRLLSPFTPPCNVICQGKNYIEHIKETGMSPDDKDYNLFFMKANSSLSPAVGKVVRPKHVQLLDYEVEMALIIRKPILNSITVTEGNLHEYVAGITLANDISARDIQIPQGQWFKGKSYRTFCPVGPYVVLLDREDFKQVPNLRITLKVNGEIRQDSYIRNMIFSPAETLTELSGIMNLYPGDLVLTGTPSGVALKAPGGLVKRIASLLLSEKKMMKIFVQKQLEINRYLKDEDQIEATLRTEAGTIDTGVIKLKVTAS from the coding sequence ATGTATCGAATTTGTAAATTTGAAAGTGCAGGCTTGGAAAATTGGGGATTAGTCCAAGACGATTCGGTAATTCCGATCCGAGGAAATCATATAACGGATTTTATCGACTCTAACTGGAAAGTCTCCGTATCGGCCGACACGAAAATACCTCTCCAAAATATCCGGTTACTCTCGCCTTTCACTCCACCGTGTAACGTGATTTGCCAAGGAAAGAATTATATCGAACATATTAAAGAAACCGGAATGAGTCCCGACGATAAAGATTATAACCTTTTCTTTATGAAGGCAAATTCCTCCTTAAGCCCCGCAGTCGGAAAGGTTGTCAGACCGAAGCATGTGCAATTATTGGATTACGAAGTTGAAATGGCTCTAATTATCCGAAAACCGATCTTGAACTCGATTACAGTGACGGAAGGGAATCTGCATGAGTATGTAGCCGGAATTACGTTAGCGAACGATATATCGGCACGAGACATTCAAATACCGCAGGGGCAATGGTTTAAAGGTAAAAGTTATAGAACATTCTGCCCGGTCGGACCTTACGTAGTTCTTCTAGATCGCGAAGATTTTAAACAAGTACCTAATCTTCGAATTACCTTAAAAGTTAACGGAGAAATCAGACAGGACTCTTATATACGAAATATGATCTTTTCACCCGCAGAAACTTTAACCGAGCTATCAGGAATTATGAATCTTTATCCCGGCGACTTAGTTCTTACCGGAACTCCATCAGGCGTCGCGCTGAAGGCTCCAGGCGGGTTAGTCAAAAGAATCGCTTCGCTTCTTCTTTCAGAAAAGAAGATGATGAAAATTTTCGTACAAAAACAACTAGAAATTAACCGCTATTTAAAAGACGAAGATCAAATCGAAGCTACGTTAAGAACGGAAGCAGGAACTATCGATACAGGCGTAATAAAATTGAAAGTGACAGCAAGTTAG
- the pheS gene encoding phenylalanine--tRNA ligase subunit alpha, protein MNLSEELDKIYSEATGLISSSVDEAELDRNKNEYLGKKGKLTSVLKNLASLSIEEKKTIGGKANDLSRKLEEFVVQTRENLKSKTFNELASKEWFDVLRPVDSSESGTLHPISHIQYEVEDIFTSMGFEIWDGPEVETDFNNFSALNFTEDHPARDMQDTFYLDDGNLLRTHTSPIQVRALRKLKPPFRIIAPGRVFRYEEVDASHETCFYQIEGMVVGKDISAGNMIYTMDVLLSRIFERDVKTRLRPGFFPFVEPAFELDINCQVCGGVGCSVCKHSGWLELMPCGLVHPNVFKLNGLNPEEWTGFAFGLGLDRLVMMKYGIHDIRYLHSGNLRFLKQF, encoded by the coding sequence ATGAATTTATCGGAAGAATTGGACAAGATTTATTCGGAGGCTACCGGCCTCATTTCATCCTCCGTTGACGAAGCGGAGTTGGATAGGAATAAAAACGAATATTTAGGTAAGAAGGGTAAGCTTACTTCAGTTCTAAAGAATCTCGCCTCACTTTCTATCGAAGAAAAAAAAACGATCGGTGGAAAAGCAAATGATCTTTCTCGGAAATTGGAAGAGTTCGTCGTTCAGACCCGCGAGAATTTAAAATCAAAAACTTTCAACGAATTGGCCTCGAAAGAATGGTTTGATGTTCTTCGTCCCGTCGATTCCTCCGAGTCGGGAACATTGCATCCCATCTCGCATATCCAATACGAAGTGGAGGATATTTTTACTTCGATGGGATTTGAAATTTGGGACGGTCCCGAGGTCGAAACCGATTTTAATAATTTCAGCGCGCTCAATTTTACGGAAGATCATCCGGCGAGAGATATGCAGGATACGTTCTATCTGGATGACGGCAATTTACTTAGAACTCATACTTCCCCCATTCAGGTTCGTGCATTAAGAAAATTGAAACCCCCGTTTCGGATCATAGCGCCGGGTCGGGTTTTCAGATACGAAGAGGTCGATGCTTCGCACGAAACTTGTTTTTATCAAATAGAGGGAATGGTCGTCGGAAAAGATATCTCTGCCGGAAATATGATTTATACGATGGACGTTCTTCTATCAAGAATCTTCGAGAGGGACGTAAAAACGCGTCTTCGTCCGGGATTTTTCCCGTTTGTAGAGCCGGCTTTCGAATTGGATATCAACTGTCAGGTTTGCGGCGGCGTCGGCTGTTCGGTTTGCAAGCATTCAGGTTGGTTAGAGCTTATGCCATGCGGTCTCGTTCATCCTAACGTTTTTAAATTGAACGGCCTAAACCCGGAAGAATGGACCGGCTTTGCGTTTGGACTCGGCCTGGATCGGCTTGTGATGATGAAATACGGAATACATGATATCCGCTATCTGCATTCCGGCAATCTCCGCTTCTTGAAGCAATTTTAA
- a CDS encoding isochorismatase family protein, translated as MQRGILITQCLQNDFVEPIQKYDPLPNLLHVGYGEALRILGENPQEGPVLSFMDWAYREPEDRLSIIHIRDWHDPEDSEQKEHLSQFGNHCLKNTHGADFVFQNLPSLTDRDAKIVNASGLNDFYHTDLENILKPYEHEKINVGLIGVWTEAKITYLAYELRTRYSKFRIGLCSALTASSSRHMHFVAIDQLRNLLGVEVFPSLGTFSEFLTGSVPAVTHRTSIREESVVFNFDDAFEIKEEDRKILFYLFRDCRSVSFHCLDGGFSGNVVLRAKSIDSLGHAQVPTVIKIGERDPIAKERTSFERIEEVLGNNAPRIVDFAEIGERGGIKYRYAAMLEGTTTVFQDLYEKTIDEIEIFPILETIFEKQLGRLYDAAEPETLDLLKYYDFQNRYSAGVRRRVEGLLNTTVEGNEIELPGKRKAYNICNFYEKDLPTLKEYGSSPRYLSYVHGDLNGRNIIIDAQRNVWLIDFFHTHRGHVLKDLIKLENDLLYIFTKIDESDLEEAFSLTDLLLSQADLGIPISFEDENRFKNPKIRRAFRTACKLRSFYPKLIRLDRDPYQLHVALLRYAVHTLSLCSSYSFL; from the coding sequence ATGCAAAGAGGGATTTTAATAACACAATGCCTCCAGAATGATTTTGTCGAACCGATTCAAAAGTATGATCCGCTTCCAAATTTATTGCATGTAGGATATGGGGAGGCCTTGAGAATCCTGGGTGAAAATCCGCAAGAAGGTCCCGTGCTTTCCTTTATGGATTGGGCTTATCGAGAGCCGGAAGACAGACTTTCCATTATTCATATTCGAGATTGGCATGATCCTGAAGATTCGGAACAGAAAGAACATCTTTCTCAATTCGGAAATCATTGCCTGAAGAATACCCACGGAGCGGATTTCGTTTTTCAGAATCTACCTTCTCTTACTGATAGAGATGCAAAGATAGTTAACGCTTCAGGGTTAAACGACTTTTATCATACGGATTTAGAAAATATATTAAAACCTTACGAACACGAAAAAATCAATGTCGGACTGATTGGAGTATGGACGGAGGCTAAGATCACGTACTTGGCGTACGAACTTAGAACTAGATATTCTAAATTCCGTATCGGTCTATGCAGCGCGTTGACGGCAAGTTCCTCAAGGCATATGCATTTCGTAGCCATTGATCAATTGCGGAATTTATTGGGCGTCGAAGTTTTTCCTTCCTTAGGAACATTTTCCGAATTTTTGACCGGCTCAGTACCTGCCGTAACGCATCGGACTTCCATAAGAGAAGAATCGGTTGTTTTCAATTTTGACGACGCATTTGAAATAAAGGAAGAGGATCGAAAAATTCTTTTTTACCTTTTTAGAGATTGTCGTTCCGTCTCCTTTCATTGTCTGGATGGAGGATTTTCCGGAAATGTGGTTCTACGGGCTAAAAGTATCGATAGTCTCGGTCATGCGCAAGTTCCTACGGTGATCAAAATCGGAGAAAGGGATCCGATCGCTAAAGAACGAACATCCTTCGAGAGGATAGAAGAAGTTCTCGGAAATAACGCGCCTCGCATAGTTGACTTTGCCGAGATCGGAGAGCGCGGTGGAATCAAATATCGTTATGCGGCTATGCTGGAGGGAACGACTACCGTATTTCAAGATTTATACGAGAAAACGATAGACGAAATCGAAATTTTCCCGATCTTAGAAACCATTTTTGAAAAGCAATTGGGTCGGCTTTACGATGCAGCAGAACCGGAAACATTAGATTTATTAAAGTATTATGATTTTCAAAATAGATATTCGGCTGGAGTCAGACGCCGTGTGGAAGGATTATTGAATACGACTGTGGAAGGAAATGAAATAGAACTTCCGGGAAAAAGAAAGGCATATAATATCTGCAATTTTTATGAGAAAGATCTACCTACTTTGAAAGAATACGGTTCTTCGCCGAGATATCTTTCTTACGTTCACGGCGATTTAAATGGAAGGAATATAATAATCGACGCGCAGCGTAATGTTTGGTTGATCGATTTCTTTCATACGCATCGAGGTCACGTACTTAAGGATTTAATTAAGCTTGAAAACGATTTGCTCTACATTTTTACTAAAATAGATGAAAGCGATTTAGAAGAGGCTTTTTCCCTCACTGATTTACTTTTATCGCAGGCCGACCTGGGAATTCCGATTTCCTTTGAAGACGAAAACCGATTCAAAAATCCGAAAATTCGACGGGCATTTCGAACCGCTTGTAAACTTCGTTCATTTTACCCGAAACTAATTCGATTGGATCGCGATCCGTATCAACTTCATGTCGCTCTTCTTCGATATGCAGTTCATACTCTTTCCTTATGCAGTTCATACTCTTTCCTTTGA
- a CDS encoding acyl-CoA thioesterase: MFVTPIQTRWNDLDPFAHVNNSRYVSYLEIGRVDYCQRKFAVKDIYDVPFLLARIEIDLLKPVELQHKIEVVTCVSKIGNKSWEFTSIVREHDTNVHFAKAKTIQVSYDHRTKSSIPIPDWIRRILNEDLELFRFGVGP, from the coding sequence GTGTTTGTTACTCCGATTCAGACCCGTTGGAATGATTTGGATCCCTTTGCACATGTAAACAATTCGAGATATGTTTCTTATCTTGAAATCGGGCGAGTGGATTATTGCCAAAGAAAATTCGCCGTCAAAGATATTTACGATGTCCCGTTTTTGCTGGCGCGGATAGAAATCGACTTGCTCAAACCCGTTGAGCTGCAGCACAAAATCGAGGTCGTTACCTGCGTCTCAAAAATAGGAAATAAATCCTGGGAATTTACGTCTATTGTTCGCGAGCATGATACGAATGTTCATTTTGCTAAAGCGAAGACAATACAAGTATCGTACGACCATCGCACTAAGAGTTCCATACCTATTCCCGATTGGATTCGTAGAATATTAAATGAAGATCTTGAGCTGTTCCGCTTCGGGGTTGGTCCTTAA